One window of the Alligator mississippiensis isolate rAllMis1 chromosome 5, rAllMis1, whole genome shotgun sequence genome contains the following:
- the MAP3K8 gene encoding mitogen-activated protein kinase kinase kinase 8 codes for MEYMSTDSDNKEEIDLLLAHLNMSEVIDIMENLYPNGELAVYDDSLITMCQETNENEECAESLLFCKREVSLLSNVRYGTVEDLLAFSNQVSNTAKQFKGHRRQESGILLHTITPKNGRYQIESDVLLFPWKLTYRNIGSDFVPRGAFGKVYLAQDRETKKRMACKLVPLEQFKPSDVEIQARFRHENIAELYGAILWDETVHLFMEAGEGGSVMEKLEGCGRMREFEIIWVTKHILKGLDFLHSKGIIHHDIKPSNIVFMSTKAVLVDFGLSVQMTGDVYYPKDLRGTEIYMSPEVILCRGHTTKADIYSIGATIIHMQTGSPPWVNRYPRSAYPSYLYIIHKQAPPLEDIAEDCSTTMRELLQAALERNPNHRLSAADLLKHEALHPPPEEQPRCQSLDSALLERKRLLTRKELELPENITDSSLGTGCTEESELLKRQRSLYIDLGALAGYFNIVRGPPTFEYD; via the exons ATGGAGTATATGAGCACTGACAGTGACAATAAAGAGGAGATTGACTTGCTGCTAGCACACTTAAATATGTCTGAAGTGATAGACATTATGGAAAACCTATATCCAAATGGAGAACTGGCTGTTTACGATGACAGTCTAATTACCATGTGCCAAGAAACTAATGAAAATGAGGAATGTGCAGAATCCTTATTGTTCTGTAAAAGAGAAGTTTCTTTGCTGTCAAATGTCAGATATGGGACTGTGGAGGACTTGCTTGCTTTTTCAAATCAGGTGTCAAACACTGCAAAGCAATTTAAAGGACACAGGCGACAAGAATCTGGAATCCTATTACATACG ATCACTCCAAAGAATGGGCGTTATCAAATCGAATCAGATGTGCTCTTGTTTCCATGGAAGCTGACCTACAGGAATATTGGTTCTGATTTTGTTCCTCGCGGAGCTTTTGGGAAAGTGTACTTGGCACAAGACAGAGAGACGAAAAAGCGAATGGCATGCAAGCTG GTCCCACTGGAACAGTTCAAACCATCAGATGTTGAAATCCAGGCCCGGTTCCGTCATGAGAACATCGCTGAGCTGTACGGTGCTATCCTGTGGGATGAGACTGTCCATCTCTTTAtggaggcaggagaaggaggatCTGTCATGGAAaagctggagggctgtgggcgCATGAGAGAATTTGAGATCATTTGGGTGACAAAGCATATCCTGAAGGGACTTGACTTTCTTCACTCCAAAGGAATCATACATCATGATATAAAAC CCAGCAACATCGTTTTCATGTCAACTAAGGCTGTTTTGGTGGATTTTGGTCTAAGTGTTCAAATGACTGGAGATGTTTACTACCCCAAAGACCTCCGAGGAACAGAG ATTTACATGAGCCCGGAAGTGATACTTTGCAGAGGACACACAACGAAAGCAGACATCTACAGCATAGGGGCTACCATTATTCATATGCAGACTGGCAGCCCACCCTGGGTGAATAGATACCCTCGCTCGGCATATCCATCCTACCTCTATATA ATCCACAAGCAAGCTCCCCCCCTAGAAGACATTGCTGAGGACTGCAGCACCACAATGAGGGAACTGCTACAAGCAGCTCTGGAAAGGAACCCAAATCATAGACTCTCTGCTGCAGACTTACTGAAACATGAGGCCTTGCACCCGCCCCCAGAGGAGCAACCACGGTGCCAGAGTCTGGACTCAGCCCTGCTTGAAAGAAAAAGGCTATTGACGAGGAAGGAGCTGGAGTTGCCAGAAAACATTACAG atTCTTCCTTGGGTACTGGGTGTACAGAAGAATCGGAGCTGCTAAAGAGGCAGAGATCACTCTACATAGATCTTGGAGCTCTAGCTGGCTACTTCAACATTGTTAGGGGACCACCAACATTTGAATATGACTGA